From a single Shumkonia mesophila genomic region:
- a CDS encoding DUF3035 domain-containing protein, whose translation MMSRTLWTIVAVCAAIGLGGCEQTRGMLGLNKRSPDEFAVYSRAPLSLPPNYGLRPPEPGSDRPNLVMPRDEAQSALTGTRAAPRQPVSRVGPDEVAVMALLRDLRANEADPNIRVEVDRETSVLAAESRTFTDKLIFWRDPEPYGEAVDPGKETKRIQEAKALGQPLNKGDVPIISRKKRSLLEGIF comes from the coding sequence ATGATGAGCCGAACACTGTGGACAATTGTTGCCGTTTGTGCGGCCATTGGGTTGGGGGGCTGCGAGCAGACGCGGGGCATGCTCGGCCTCAACAAGAGGTCGCCCGACGAGTTTGCCGTCTATTCGCGCGCGCCGCTGAGCCTGCCGCCCAATTATGGCCTCAGGCCCCCCGAACCGGGCAGCGACCGCCCGAATCTGGTGATGCCGCGCGACGAGGCGCAGAGCGCGTTGACCGGTACCCGGGCGGCGCCCAGGCAGCCGGTTTCGCGGGTCGGACCCGACGAGGTCGCCGTGATGGCCTTGCTGCGCGACCTTCGGGCCAACGAAGCCGATCCCAACATTCGCGTCGAGGTCGACCGCGAGACCTCGGTGCTGGCCGCCGAGAGCCGCACGTTTACCGATAAGCTGATCTTCTGGCGCGACCCCGAGCCTTACGGGGAGGCGGTCGATCCCGGCAAGGAAACCAAGCGCATCCAGGAGGCCAAGGCCCTGGGCCAGCCTCTCAACAAGGGCGACGTGCCGATTATTTCCCGCAAGAAGCGCAGCCTTCTCGAAGGTATTTTCTGA
- the lspA gene encoding signal peptidase II, producing MRSKSVVRLGIGMVLLVFGLDQATKWWILESVMRPPRVLPVTPFFNLVMGWNRGVSFGMFNQDSAYNAWIFTGLALVIAAVLVVWMWRAESRLVGIAIGLIVGGALGNAVDRVRFGAVADFLDFHVAGYHWPAFNVADSGITIGAVLLLADALFSRPEKPKNKATNQASEP from the coding sequence ATGCGATCCAAGAGCGTAGTCCGGCTGGGGATTGGCATGGTGCTTCTGGTCTTTGGGCTCGATCAGGCGACCAAGTGGTGGATTCTCGAATCCGTCATGCGGCCGCCCCGCGTTCTGCCGGTGACCCCCTTCTTCAACCTGGTGATGGGGTGGAATCGCGGTGTCAGCTTCGGCATGTTCAATCAGGACAGTGCCTACAATGCCTGGATCTTCACGGGCTTGGCGCTGGTGATCGCCGCCGTGCTGGTGGTCTGGATGTGGCGGGCCGAGAGCCGGCTCGTCGGCATCGCCATCGGCCTCATCGTCGGCGGCGCGCTCGGCAATGCGGTCGATCGCGTGCGTTTCGGCGCGGTTGCCGACTTTCTGGATTTCCACGTCGCCGGTTACCATTGGCCGGCCTTCAACGTCGCCGACTCGGGCATTACCATCGGCGCCGTTCTATTGCTGGCGGATGCCTTGTTTAGCCGGCCGGAAAAGCCTAAAAATAAGGCGACGAACCAAGCGAGCGAACCATGA